The Macrobrachium nipponense isolate FS-2020 chromosome 1, ASM1510439v2, whole genome shotgun sequence genome includes a window with the following:
- the LOC135218753 gene encoding uncharacterized protein LOC135218753, with amino-acid sequence MKNSKAVGSDGIPAEAWKAPDEEGIDILWQLMKKRLWKNLRRHMTEYHVRKYGDVRERRVMEKYVRMIREIYRNVKTSVRSTVGRTENFQVGVGLNQGSALSPLLFVLDVLTEDVREEPPWCLLYVGKNWRESLKDGDMPWRVEV; translated from the exons atgaaaaatagtaaagCGGTGGGATCGGATGGCATACCTGCagaagcctggaaggctcctgatgaggaaggaattgacatattgtggcagttaatgaaaaaaagattatggaaa AACCTGAGAAGGCATATGACAGAGTACCACgtcaggaaatatggagatgtcagggagagaagagtgatggagaagtatgtcagaatgatcagggagatatatagaaatgtaaagaccagcgtcagatctacagttggaagaacagaaaatttccaagttggagtcGGGCTAAATCAGGGGTCTGCTCTAAGCCCACTTCTGTTCGTCTTGGATGTGTTAACAGAGGATGTTAGGGAGGAGCCACCATGGTGTCTGCTCTATGTAGGGAAGAACTGGAGGGAAAgcttgaaagatggagatatgccttggagagtagaggtttaa